The following proteins come from a genomic window of Sorghum bicolor cultivar BTx623 chromosome 3, Sorghum_bicolor_NCBIv3, whole genome shotgun sequence:
- the LOC8054913 gene encoding uncharacterized protein DDB_G0271670, with the protein MHTPFMDKSPAHRRESAGGRLKQRLARILTRSTCTTNATSATAAAAGSGGTAAFVSLAKANTDSSHPREPEAPPSPYFCTPCTYECPKVVVDGGSTRPHRRRSRSRSASLIHISVDCTGGAGAVSGRRSVHSDAPLLQHLLSSVPPRDVVKKQSKGRNRSKPPARSPSASRRHLSSSSSSWGRARRPSSTPTPYSWSSSSSSTATDDELAPLSGSGGGGSDEEGGDEAETRTLFSSLSFSSDSTSEFYHTITNGGGSTRARRSQRNTMTRSRRRRAPRRALLSRTGVDDPAAPPGAFRPLVVSVETQKKHRECNNERNRQEENGLNVGKLMMMGGAAAAEETATAGAGMAVVKRSSNPYLDFRSSMVEMVVERRIGSVAKMEELLGSYLSLNSPRHHPAILAAFEDVWEAVFGEE; encoded by the coding sequence ATGCACACGCCCTTCATGGACAAGAGCCCGGCCCACCGCCGGGAGAGCGCCGGCGGCCGGCTGAAGCAGCGGCTGGCGAGGATCCTCACGCGCTCCACCTGCACCACCAACGCCACGTCCgccactgccgccgccgccggctctggcggcacggcggccttCGTCAGCCTCGCCAAGGCCAACACCGACTCCTCCCACCCGCGGGAACCGGAAGCACCGCCATCCCCGTACTTCTGCACGCCCTGCACCTACGAGTGCCCCAAGGTCGTCGTCGACGGCGGCAGCACCCGTCCgcaccgccgccgcagccgcagccgcagcgcGTCGCTCATACACATCTCTGTGGACTGCACGGGCGGAGCCGGGGCCGTCTCTGGTCGCCGCTCCGTCCACTCCGACGCGCCGCTTCTGCAGCACCTCCTGTCGTCGGTGCCGCCGAGGGACGTCGTCAAGAAGCAAAGCAAGGGCAGGAACAGGAGCAAGCCGCCGGCGCGGTCTCCTTCGGCGTCGAGGCGGCATTTATCGTCTTCGTCCTCCTCCTGGGGCCGTGCGCGGCGGCCCAGCAGCACGCCCACGCCGTACAGCtggtcctcgtcgtcgtcctccaccGCGACGGACGACGAGCTCGCACCGctcagcggcagcggcggcggcggcagcgacgAGGAGGGCGGCGATGAGGCCGAGACGAGGACGCTCTTCTCGTCCCTCAGCTTCTCGTCCGACTCCACGTCCGAGTTCTACCACACCATCACCAACGGCGGCGGCAGCACCAGGGCCAGGAGGAGTCAAAGGAACACGATGACTCGCAGTCGTCGTCGCCGCGCGCCACGGCGTGCGCTGCTGTCGAGAACCGGCGTCGACGACCCGGCGGCACCGCCCGGCGCTTTCCGGCCTCTGGTGGTGTCCGTGGAGACGCAGAAGAAGCACAGGGAATGCAACAACGAGAGGAACAGGCAGGAAGAGAATGGTCTCAACGTCGGGAAGCTGATGATGATGGGCGGCGCGGCCGCCGCGGAGGAGACCGCGACCGCCGGCGCGGGCATGGCCGTGGTGAAGCGTTCCAGCAACCCGTACCTGGACTTCCGTAGCTCGATGGTGGAGATGGTGGTGGAGCGGCGCATCGGCAGCGTGGCGAAGATGGAAGAGCTCCTGGGGTCGTACCTCTCGCTCAACTCGCCGCGCCACCACCCGGCCATCCTTGCTGCCTTCGAGGACGTCTGGGAGGCCGTCTTCGGCGAGGAGTGA